In a genomic window of Pseudomonas oryzihabitans:
- a CDS encoding pyridine nucleotide-disulfide oxidoreductase, whose translation MGFLFNAIKRGAVEQLAQAGTIIVDAGTELGAGKLGDYQIIANSVSDVFLDCLRDPLLAPILAPLHASPTYRHLKLNAQEAPALPIVGQLFQQAAALVLPWLERQYGIPTWRQTRITEVTCEGSSYVVWLEQAGAIRRVRTSSLVLNLGGKQTRQSFAEGTQAMGLQLPQRAPIDSSDNLLRLQPEALRQRYRAHLKDGGPICVVGGSHSAFSALDNLASALHHDGLRELTLVHRSPIRLFYETAAEALAAGYDFDPMQDICPISKRVNRSGGLRYRAHEIGRQVLAGQGIGGTPVKVNTLQLDGSHERLERAQRLFDNAALLVQGLGYQPILPELRGEDGRPLSLRTLRGGLDSDAAGCPLDQHGQRLKGLHLFGLGSGLAVDPRLGSEASFSGRIYGVWQFHNDASREALESVLDRLDKPGATFRQAGDAVVEHA comes from the coding sequence TTGGGATTTTTGTTCAATGCCATCAAGCGTGGCGCAGTGGAACAACTCGCCCAGGCCGGCACCATCATCGTCGATGCCGGCACCGAACTAGGGGCTGGCAAACTGGGCGACTACCAGATCATCGCCAACTCGGTGAGCGACGTCTTTCTCGACTGTCTACGCGATCCGCTGCTGGCCCCCATCCTGGCGCCCCTGCACGCTTCGCCCACCTACAGGCACCTCAAGCTGAATGCCCAGGAGGCACCGGCGCTGCCCATCGTCGGCCAGCTCTTCCAGCAGGCCGCCGCCCTGGTGCTGCCTTGGTTGGAACGTCAGTACGGTATTCCCACCTGGCGCCAGACCCGTATCACCGAAGTCACCTGCGAGGGGTCGAGCTATGTGGTCTGGCTCGAACAGGCGGGGGCCATCAGACGCGTGCGGACCTCCAGTCTGGTCCTGAACCTGGGTGGCAAGCAGACGCGGCAGAGCTTCGCCGAAGGTACCCAGGCCATGGGCCTGCAACTGCCGCAGCGTGCGCCGATCGACAGCTCGGACAACCTGCTGCGCCTGCAACCCGAAGCCCTGCGCCAGCGCTATCGCGCCCACCTCAAGGATGGCGGCCCCATCTGCGTGGTCGGTGGCTCCCACAGCGCCTTCTCCGCATTGGACAATCTGGCCAGCGCCCTGCATCACGACGGCTTGCGCGAGTTGACGCTGGTCCATCGCTCGCCGATCCGGCTGTTCTACGAGACGGCGGCCGAGGCCCTGGCCGCCGGCTATGACTTCGATCCCATGCAGGACATCTGCCCCATCTCCAAGCGGGTCAACCGCTCCGGCGGCCTGCGCTACCGGGCCCACGAGATCGGGCGCCAGGTCCTCGCCGGGCAGGGCATCGGCGGTACGCCGGTCAAGGTCAACACGCTGCAGCTGGATGGCAGTCACGAGCGGCTCGAACGTGCTCAGCGGCTGTTCGACAACGCCGCCCTGCTGGTACAGGGCCTGGGCTACCAGCCGATCCTGCCCGAACTGCGCGGCGAGGACGGTCGTCCGCTGTCGCTGCGAACCCTGCGCGGCGGCCTGGACTCCGACGCCGCCGGCTGCCCCCTGGACCAGCATGGCCAGCGCCTCAAGGGCCTGCATCTCTTCGGGCTCGGCTCGGGCCTGGCGGTGGATCCGCGGCTGGGCAGCGAGGCGTCCTTCTCCGGGCGCATCTACGGGGTCTGGCAGTTCCACAACGATGCCAGTCGCGAGGCCCTCGAATCGGTGCTCGACCGCCTGGACAAGCCGGGCGCGACCTTCCGGCAAGCGGGCGATGCGGTCGTCGAACACGCCTGA